Proteins from a genomic interval of Lolium perenne isolate Kyuss_39 chromosome 1, Kyuss_2.0, whole genome shotgun sequence:
- the LOC127311814 gene encoding TATA box-binding protein-associated factor RNA polymerase I subunit B gives MDNDGAASPVHHGGGGIIRVVCESCGNPDEYSPDDAEDGFFSCRQCSNVHTCTQATAADPDDFQELAIRSSFRITQPAKPRTPYRTPFHAPHAPAAPAFNGFDEPSEPRDFVSGDEEAWRDPEEMANRVRWRYVQGLQVILQRQLEVLVERYRVGALVCGVAGTAWVRWVAASKVFDEMWARKVLAEDEAAQRLKYSAPGVGQIPQEVKLELEDEVLLPKDRRRVEFIFLRSLRMMLPVYSTLSVCFLACHIAREAILPTDIYRWALEGKLPYVAAFTEVDKLLGTPIKHCPLNARQLFRPVRVIGIWQLEAAAASIAQRIGLQLPSVNFYAIAQRYLNELSLPVGKILPHACRIYEWAMPAELWLSSNPARPPTQVCVMAILIVSLRLLYNINGQGIWEEICEAGRDAGGSGPDANLPPSMKPNGDTSEEFGTKQLLCTLADAYDNIDVAHDYSKDLHSYLKYCKDVVFPGIACSVDEEHLIGIFQDMYKGRTGENPEAHMEEMRTTNGVNKRDRDGTFVGARCFSSAPGIQRIKSEMEDRGFCYIPPRKVLKSDGYLHYRRKTITGSLVCVGHADYYMLIRAFAKLAEVDVRIMHTSVLKLERRLAQIEQRIGKSLDALQNLPS, from the exons ATGGATAACGACGGCGCCGCCTCCCCGGTCCACCACGGCGGCGGGGGAATCATTCGCGTGGTCTGCGAGTCTTGCGGCAATCCGGACGAGTACAGCCCGGACGACGCCGAGGACGGCTTCTTCTCCTGCCGCCAGTGCTCCAATGTCCACACCTGCACCCAGGCGACCGCCGCCGACCCCGACGATTTCCAAGAACTCGCCATTCGGTCCTCCTTCCGAATTACCCAACCCGCCAAACCCCGCACGCCCTACAGAACCCCTTTCCACGCCCCACACGCCCCGGCCGCTCCCGCCTTTAACGGCTTCGACGAGCCAAGCGAGCCGCGCGACTTCGTGTCTGGCGACGAGGAGGCTTGGCGCGACCCGGAGGAGATGGCGAACCGGGTCCGCTGGCGCTACGTGCAGGGCCTGCAGGTGATCCTGCAGCGGCAGCTGGAAGTGCTGGTCGAGAGGTACCGCGTCGGCGCGCTCGTCTGCGGCGTGGCTGGAACTGCCTGGGTGCGCTGGGTGGCTGCctccaaggtgttcgatgaaatgtggGCGCGGAAGGTGCTCGCCGAGGACGAGGCTGCCCAGAGACTCAAGTACTCTGCCCCTGGAG TTGGACAGATACCTCAAGAGGTGAAACTTGAATTGGAGGATGAAGTATTGCTTCCAAAAGATAGGCGAAGGGTGGAGTTCATCTTTCTGCGCTCACTGAGGATGATGCTGCCAGTGTACTCAACATTGTCTGTCTGTTTCCTGGCCTGTCATATTGCCCGGGAAGCCATCCTGCCGACTGACATTTATAGGTGGGCACTGGAGGGCAAGCTTCCCTATGTGGCAGCATTTACCGAAGTGGACAAGCTTCTCGGGACCCCTATAAAACACTGCCCTTTGAATGCAAGACAACTATTCAGGCCAGTCCGAGTGATTGGAATATGGCAACTGGAAGCCGCGGCAGCATCCATAGCACAAAGAATTGGCTTGCAGCTTCCTTCTGTTAATTTCTATGCTATTGCTCAACGCTACTTGAATGAGTTGTCTCTGCCGGTAGGAAAAATCCTCCCTCATGCTTGCCGCATCTATGAGTGGGCAATGCCTGCAGAACTATGGCTGTCTAGTAATCCAGCTAGGCCCCCTACACAGGTCTGTGTAATGGCTATACTGATAGTGTCTCTAAGACTTCTGTATAACATCAATGGCCAAGGGATATGGGAG GAGATTTGTGAGGCAGGAAGGGATGCAGGTGGGTCTGGCCCTGATGCAAATTTACCACCATCTATGAAGCCTAATGGTGACACCAGTGAGGAGTTCGGCACAAAACAATTGTTGTGCACTCTTGCAGATGCCTACGATAATATTGACGTTGCACATG ACTATTCGAAGGACCTTCATTCGTATCTCAAATACTGCAAGGATGTCGTTTTTCCGGGGATTGCATGCTCAGTCGACGAGGAGCACTTAATAGGGATCTTTCAAGACATGTACAAAGGACGAACG GGTGAGAATCCAGAAGCGCACATGGAGGAAATGCGAACCACAAATGGAGTGAATAAACGTGACCGGGATGGAACTTTTGTTGGTGCAAGGTGTTTTTCTTCAGCACCAGGAATACAAAGGATTAAGTCAGAGATGGAAGATCGTGGATTTTGTTATATACCACCAAGGAAAGTGCTAAAATCAGATGGTTATCTTCACTATAGAAGGAAGACAATAACTGGTAGTCTGGTTTGTGTTGGACATGCTGATTATTACATGTTGATACGTGCATTTGCAAAGCTTGCAGAAGTTGATGTTAGGATTATGCATACTAGTGTGCTAAAACTTGAGAGGAGACTTGCCCAGATAGAACAACGAATAGGCAAAAGCTTGGATGCCTTACAGAATCTACCGAGCTAA